Genomic DNA from Vanrija pseudolonga chromosome 3, complete sequence:
CGGTGTACGAGAAGCCTAACACCGGATCTGACCCGATCGTCTTGGGTATGTCCGATCTGTTGCCTCCCTTTGCCATGGCTGATATCTTGGTAGCCGAGCTGCCAAGACGAGACCCAGACGGCGACCACTTGCTGTCCGACGGCCCATGGTCACCGACGGACACGACAGATCCATCCGAGTTAAGGTGAGTTGCCCGACGCGACTGGCATGCCATCTGACCTCCATCGCAGCTCGGGAGGCGTTCCAAAGGGCCCGCGAGCGTTGCCGGCCGTCCCCCAGCCATCTGCGACGCCAGCCGTCGAGCTGCTACCTCCATCATACAACCCGCAGTGGAGCGGCGGTACTCCCAGAACGTAGTTAGCAGTGGGCGCAGGGATGTAAGAATAGCATCTGATTTCTGGGGCAGTATAATGTAGTGGGTGCCGAGATGGTCATGTGCGTGAGCCATCGGTCAGTTGCACTTCCGTAGGCACCAGTGGCGCACTCGATCAAGCATAGTGTTGTGTAGTCTTTGCCCTGCCGCCGAACACTCGCTGAATTGTTTGGGTGCAAGGAACGCGCTAAAGTGTCCGCTGTATGCATGGTGGCCCTCCCTCGACCCACTATGACGGCGGCCATCGATGCCCACCTATCCCTGCATCCTGTAACCCGACCCTCGGGGCCAAGCAAGTATTGGTGGCTAAAGTGAGAAGACACAATCACGCGTCGAAATTCATGATGGATGTTATCGTTGTCCACTTGACATCAACAGCATGGCCGTGACCACCCTCTTGGCGATGaggctcgtcctcggcctcctcctgtACGAGCTGGTCAGAGCCCAGGCGCCCGTCTTCTCGTTCACTCCAAACATCAAGTTCAACTACACCATTCCGGCGATGTCACCCCAGTTCACGTTCACGCCGTCGTTCAAGCTCGCCTTCTGGGAGAATGCGTCTGGCGGAAACAAGACCGCGATGTGGAACACGAGCTTCTCCGAGACGCCATGGTCGAGCTACGTGCCGGGCCaggtgggcgtcggcgccgccaagtCGTGGGTGTCTGGCCGGCTCGACAGGGCGCTCGAATTCACGTACATCGGCACGGGGGCATGGATCTCGGGCTCATTCGACTGGACCAACACGACGATACCAGACTCGGGCGACATCTTGAACAGCCCTTGGTTCGACCCCGGCGACATGCTAATGACGCTCAACGTGATCCGTGGCACCAACTGGCTCAACCAGACGGGCCGCAACGGGCTGTCGCTCACCGAGCGCACAGGGTCATTCGCCGGCCGTGCCAAATCCGAGATGGGCTTCGAGGTGGACAGTGTCACCGTCGAGACGGGCCTCCTTGCGAATGTGTGAGACTAGAGTGGTGACCGTAAATGACGAGCTGACGCagccagctcgtcgttggACCAGGTCCAATCCCGCGTCGAGTACATGGTCGTCAACGGCTCGTTGAATCCCTACTATAAGTGGTCTGGACCCAATGTCACTGGCGAGAACGAGTACTACAACACGGTCGACTGGCAGGTCTCTTCCGAGCTGGACGGCGTAGGTAAGTGTCATCCATCTGTGGGCTGCAGATCACGGACCAGTGTCGCTGACGCCAAGCCAGCCGGCCAGCAGCCCCCCTCGCCGTGGCAGGGCCAGAAGACGGCAACTACGCAAACGTACTACTCCAAAGTCGGCCTCCCGGTGCCCCTCGGCACGAACTATGTCATCGTCAATGGGACGACAGGCCCAGACAAGTGGTGGGCTGTGGTCTACTTGGTCCCTGAAGAGCCCGGTGTCGATGTGATCAGGACGGTGATGCTCTACAACCCTTGGGTATCCGTCCAGACCATCCTCCAAGCTCCCCTCGACCCCACCCTCAAGTACAACCTCACCATCGTCCCCGCCACGGACCAGTTCGACACCAAACTTAACATGTCCCGTGGGTTTGACCCTGCATCTGTTTCGTTGCACAGTATCCAGTTCTTCTCAGCAGGGTGAGTGCCGGTGGCGCTGCGGGGCGAGCTAACGCGCCCAGAGACTTGCCGAAGAATGCGACGGCAGCCGGCGGCACCCAGCACGGCCCCAAGAAGTCTTCAGCAGGCGCCATTGCCGGTGGGGTGGTCGGTGGAGTCGTCGCCTTggcccttctcgcccttgtccTCTGGTTCATTCGCAAGCGGAAGCGGTGAGTTGGCGGGCGCTGGAGCAATACTGACGGCAGCAACACGGACAAGACAAAGTTTGAGATTGAGGACTCGCCGCCCGAGTACAAGAATGGTGTGTTGTGCTGCCGTTTCCAAGCTGACGTCCAGTCGATGAAGGAGGCTATACCGACCAGGCGTTGTCAGGCGGCGCGCACACGGCGCCGCTGttgggcgcgagcgcaggGGCAGCTATCGCGCGCGAACCGACCAACCACTCGACGACTTACCCGTCACAACCGGTGGTGATGCACGCTCTCGACAGCGAGGCAGTGCCCTTCGTGGCCGGTGGAGCCGCCGTGCACGCGCTAGATACAGAGGACAACCTGGCGCCTGTGGCTGTCCGCGCGCTTGAcagcgaggaggtcgcgccgtcgcccggcAGTGCTGGCCCCGGCCCAAGCGCCTCAGCAGCAATGGTCGCGATGCCGCAGtacaagctcgacgcgctgctcggcgtcctgCCAGGCGATCGGAGCGGCAAGGCGATGAACGAGATGGTCCGCATACCGCAGGCCAAGATCGATCTGCTTGTGGGCTCTAgtgccggcgccggagcGTCCAGTGCGCCTCAGCCAGACCGGATAGTGTCAATgaagcagcgcgagctcgagggaCTCCTTGGCATGCCGGTGTCGGAGGCGCCGGAGGCGTCGGACACGGTGCTCTCGATGCCGCAGTACAAGCTGGATTTGTTGCTTGCTGACAGTGCGAGGGCACCGCCAGGCTACCAGgcgtgagcgagccgagctggACAGTAGGGTAGTTGTTGTAGTCTATGTCATCAGTCGTCGTAGTCAGTCAGTCATATGACGCGTGGGGCGTCGTGCGGTGAACCAAAGGCGGCCAAAGCTCGTCAGCCACCGTCCAAACACACACCTCGGTCGCGAGTAGTACTGCACGCCTCTGCGGACACAAGCGCCCGTCGAACGAAGAAGAAGTAACAAAGTTCCCGCGGAGTCGAGCCGCCCGGGGTGACATGCTGCCACGCTGGGCAGAGTGCTGGAAGAATTAGCCGATGGCACGAGGCACTTGCCGCACATAGCACCAACTGTAATCGGTGCTACTGTAGCACCAACCAACTATAATCGCGGCAACGTCATGGGCGTCATCTGTGTCACGTCTCGTGGCGCCAGGCAGCAGCTGGATGGGTATATAGCTTGCTTGCCCAACGGCGGCCCAAGCCTTCCCAACCAACACAAACACAATGGcagtcgacgagcgcaaggTCGCCCTCATCACGGGCTGCTCGGAGCccatctcgctcggcgcgaacacggcgctggcgctgcacGAGCGCGGGTATCGCGTGTTCGCGAGCGCGCGAAACATCAAGACGCTCGAGCCACTGCGCGTGCAGGGGCTGGACGTGGGTACTCCTCTTCGCTGCTACTGACACcaggtgctcgcgctcgacgtgacCTCTGAAGAGTCGATCGCCGCGGCGGTAGAGACGatcaccgccgctgccggccgcCTTGACGTGCTCGTCAACAacgcgggcgtggcgggccgcgcggccatcgtcgacgccgacatggacCGCGTGCGCGCCATGTTCGAAGTCAACGTCTTCGGCCCGATGGCGCTCACGAGCGCGTTAGCGCCGCTGCTtgtcgctgcgcgcggagCGTCGGGACGCGACAGCGTCGTGGTGAACATTGGCAGCGGGGTCGTCCTCGGCTATCCCTTCCTCGGGGCGTACAGCGCGTCCAAGGCCGCGCTGCAGACGTGGTCGGacacgctgcgccgcgagctgtCGGCGCTGCATGTTAAGGTTATCACTGTGGAGCTTAGTGAgttgccgccggctccgCTCGACGACGTATCCCGCTTGGTTTGGCGCTGCTAAcaccacgcccgcccagTGCTCGTGCGCACCgccctcggcaagggcgagaagcCGTTCGTCGTGGTCAAGGACAAGCCGTTGGGCCTGTACGACTGGGCCGGCATTGTCGCGTACATCAAGACTGTGATGGGCGGTGCGGCGAACCATACCGCCACCACGtccgaggacgccgcgcgcgacattgtcaaggCCATCGTGGCCCCCAACCCGCCAGGCAAGCTGtggaccggcggcggcaccttcctcgccagGTGGGTTGTGCCGTTCCTCCCGCGCTGGTACGTCGACTTCAAGCTCTGCAAGATGTTTGGCAAGGGTAAGGCATGGTAGGCTGCGTTGAGCGTTACAGAGTTGCGCTAGAAGGAACCTTGTTGCTTAGTGGCGGGGTTTTGCAAGTTGGTGCAGGGCTCCAGTGCAGCGCAGTATCAAGTAGTCGCGACGGAAAAACCGTTTCCATGTCCTCTTGCCAGACCAGAGTCGGCCGCGGTGAGCTCGGTCGGGGATGTTGGAAACCCTAAGAGGCGGTGCGAGAGAGACGAGCATGTGAGGGTCTGCGGCCGCAGCTGTTATTGATGACGCTTCACATTGCCATGGCGTggttgagctcggcgcccgtGAGCACAAGCGCATTCGCATCGAGCTTTGTCTGTGCGCGGTGACCTTGCGGCGCACGTCAGCATGTCATCTATCATCGCCCAGACCACCCACGCGGGGCCCACACCAACTAGAGGTCAGTCACCAGACGATCAGCCGCTCCTAGCTCCTTTGCACAGAGAACAAACGTTCAGTTCATCATGGACATTCACTTCCCACTACCCCGCGTCAACACTACGCTGCAATTAATCCTAGTTTAGTAGTCcgagttgttgttgttgccgccgaacgacgagttgttgttgttgttgccacCGAAGCCGcccgactgctgctgctgctggttgcCGCCGAAGCCACcagactgctgctgctggtttCCACCGAAGCCGGAGGACTGGTTGCCCGAAGACTGGTTGCCGCCGAAGTTCGACTGCTGGTTACCAGACGACTGGTTGCCGCCGAAGCCCGACGACTGGTTGCCCGAGGACTGGTTCGAGTCGAGGCGGCCCGAAGTCTGCTGGTTGTTGCTGTTACCGCCGAACGACGAGTTGTCGTTGCCGCCAAAGCCCGACGACTGGTTGCCAGACGACTGGTTcgagtcgaggcggccagTGCTCTGCGactggttgttgttgttgccgccgaaCGACGAGTCGTTCGAGCCCTGGTTACCGCCGAACGACGACTGCTGGGACTGCTGGTTCTGCGACTGCTGGTtcgactgctgctggctgttgttgttgccaaACGAGTCGTTGGACTGCTGCTGGTTGCCCTGGCCCTGCGACTGCTGGTTCTGCTGGTTctggccctgctgctgctggtcctgGCCACCCTGCTGgttgccgctggcgccggcggcggcgccaccgggGAGGTACGACGAGTACTGGTCGACGTTGATGCCGGTCTACAGGGGCTGTCAGCGGCGTTCACGCTCGGTCCACACAGCCCGGCCCAGCCGGCCCGCTCACGGCGTCAGAGAACTGCTTGGTGTACTTGTGGCCCGACTCGGACTGGAGGAAGGCCTTGGCCTGGCCCGACTGAACAAACTGCTCCGCCTTGTTGAAGAGACCCTGGGGGGGTTAGTATTGGGGAAggtggggcggtgggggaaggggcgtcgaggaaggtagctgaggaaggcggcgacgggggtaGTCATggcacggcgagggcggcgttgGGGAGGAGCGGACAGTGGGGCTAGCAGCGACACTCACGTCCATGTTTATGACTTTGTTGTGGGTTTGGGACACGAGAAGTGATTGAGATGAGAGATGAAGAAGGGAGGAGAAAAGTCAACAGAGCGTTATTATGGTGTCAGCTTTCCGCGGGGGGTCAGGGGGCTGGCCATGGCCATGGCCATATGTGACGGGCGTAGCGGCCAGCGC
This window encodes:
- the ayr1_1 gene encoding NADPH-dependent 1-acyldihydroxyacetone phosphate reductase, which gives rise to MAVDERKVALITGCSEPISLGANTALALHERGYRVFASARNIKTLEPLRVQGLDVLALDVTSEESIAAAVETITAAAGRLDVLVNNAGVAGRAAIVDADMDRVRAMFEVNVFGPMALTSALAPLLVAARGASGRDSVVVNIGSGVVLGYPFLGAYSASKAALQTWSDTLRRELSALHVKVITVELMLVRTALGKGEKPFVVVKDKPLGLYDWAGIVAYIKTVMGGAANHTATTSEDAARDIVKAIVAPNPPGKLWTGGGTFLARWVVPFLPRWYVDFKLCKMFGKGKAW